Proteins from a genomic interval of Luteibacter pinisoli:
- the epmA gene encoding EF-P lysine aminoacylase EpmA gives MSKDMKQLHLRAQTYARIRTFFAGRKVLEVETPMLSAAGNTDPNIQSFHTRFSGHVDAGAPQRWLRTSPEFPLKRLLAAGVGDCYELGRVFRDGEAGGRHNPEFTMLEWYRVGWDESQLAREVLDLLEQLMLQAGRNFNIVETTYRGLFHDALGVDALTDPVERLQAALGDVGLNGEGLTRDDWLDLLMTHRIQPTFTRDRITVVSDFPASQCALARIRHEDPPVAERFEVYVGPYEVANGYHELNDPKEQRARFERDNAVRRERGAVEVPIDEKLLAVLGKMPDCAGVALGVERLLMVLADTDRIADVLAFPFDEA, from the coding sequence ATGAGCAAGGACATGAAGCAGCTCCACCTGCGTGCGCAGACCTATGCGCGGATCCGCACGTTCTTCGCCGGGCGCAAAGTGCTGGAAGTGGAAACGCCCATGCTCTCGGCGGCCGGCAATACGGACCCGAACATCCAGAGTTTCCACACCCGCTTCAGCGGCCACGTGGATGCCGGCGCCCCGCAGCGCTGGCTGCGTACGTCGCCGGAGTTCCCGCTCAAGCGCCTGCTAGCCGCAGGCGTGGGTGACTGCTACGAGCTGGGTCGCGTATTCCGCGACGGCGAGGCCGGCGGCCGGCACAACCCCGAATTCACCATGCTTGAGTGGTACCGGGTGGGCTGGGATGAAAGCCAGCTGGCGCGCGAGGTGCTCGACCTGCTGGAGCAACTGATGCTGCAGGCCGGCCGCAACTTCAACATCGTGGAGACCACCTACCGTGGCCTGTTCCACGACGCCCTGGGCGTGGATGCGCTCACCGACCCGGTGGAGCGTCTGCAGGCCGCCCTGGGCGACGTGGGCCTCAACGGCGAAGGCCTCACCCGCGACGACTGGCTCGACCTGCTGATGACCCATCGCATCCAGCCGACCTTCACCCGCGATCGCATCACCGTGGTCTCGGACTTCCCGGCCTCGCAATGCGCGCTGGCGCGCATCCGCCACGAGGATCCGCCGGTGGCCGAACGCTTCGAGGTGTACGTCGGCCCGTATGAAGTGGCCAACGGGTACCACGAGCTCAACGATCCGAAGGAACAGCGCGCGCGGTTCGAACGCGATAACGCGGTACGTCGCGAACGCGGCGCGGTGGAAGTGCCCATCGACGAGAAGCTGCTCGCCGTGCTCGGCAAGATGCCCGACTGCGCGGGCGTGGCCCTGGGCGTGGAGCGCCTGCTGATGGTGCTGGCCGATACCGACCGCATTGCCGACGTGCTCGCGTTCCCGTTCGACGAGGCCTGA
- the ligA gene encoding NAD-dependent DNA ligase LigA gives MSPAIAPVDAVARATELRQRIEDANYRYHVLDNPTIPDADYDKLMRELEALEAQYAELATADSPTRRVGARAHGGFAEVTHAVPMLSLGNAFETEGDSDREKYREVADFERRIEQTLGRREPVFSVEPKLDGLAISLRYENGVFVQGATRGDGAVGEDVTANLRTVKAIPLRLRGEGWPRVLEVRGEVIMPRAGFEAFNERARATGDKPLANPRNGAAGSLRQLDPAITAKRPLAFFAYAVGRVEEGELPDTHSATLQKLREWGFPVSPEVSTAKGFEGLIAYFRKIGAKRDSLPYDIDGVVYKLDDYAGQQEMGFVSRAPRWAIAHKYPAQEQTTTVEAIEIQIGRTGAATPVARLTPVQVGGVTVTNATLHNADQVARLDVRVGDTVIVRRAGDVIPEVARVVEDQRPAHTVPWQMPATCPVCNSEIIREEGAAAYRCSGGLICAAQRKEAIIHFASRRAMDIDGLGDRFVDALVEFDMVKTPADLYGLTVERFIDMKRRADERDGSTPETVKQGKVATKWAENLVESIEASKNSTLPRFLFGLGIMHIGESTAKTLALWLGSLSYVRSTPAPVLRVLPDIGDEVATSIAAFFAQEGNEKVVDALLAAGITFADEGAPSPKLRDRLGLDVLLDSAKISKLGPKSTALLGKQYASLEALVTASEHQWIVAGVPQAAASNLTAYLANERQAAELARSDWAMRALLDALPAKSAAALPLEGHTYVITGTMDTLKRDDATERLESLGAKVAGSVSKKTTGVFAGEAAGSKLDKANELGVPVHTEADLIALLAQHGVAP, from the coding sequence ATGTCCCCAGCCATCGCCCCCGTCGACGCCGTCGCGCGTGCCACCGAGCTGCGCCAGCGCATCGAAGACGCGAATTACCGCTACCACGTCCTCGACAACCCGACGATCCCGGACGCCGACTACGACAAGCTCATGCGTGAGCTGGAGGCGCTGGAAGCGCAGTACGCGGAGCTCGCCACGGCCGATTCGCCGACCCGTCGCGTGGGCGCCCGCGCGCACGGCGGTTTCGCTGAAGTCACCCATGCGGTGCCGATGCTCTCGCTGGGCAACGCGTTCGAGACTGAAGGCGACAGCGACCGCGAGAAGTACCGCGAGGTGGCCGATTTCGAGCGCCGGATCGAGCAGACCCTCGGACGCCGCGAGCCGGTGTTCTCGGTGGAGCCGAAGCTCGATGGCCTCGCGATCAGCCTGCGCTACGAAAACGGCGTGTTCGTGCAGGGCGCGACGCGTGGCGATGGCGCGGTGGGCGAGGACGTTACCGCCAACCTGCGCACCGTCAAGGCGATTCCGCTGCGCCTGCGCGGCGAAGGCTGGCCGCGGGTGCTGGAGGTGCGTGGCGAAGTGATCATGCCGCGCGCCGGCTTCGAGGCCTTCAACGAACGCGCCCGCGCCACCGGCGACAAGCCGCTGGCCAACCCGCGCAATGGCGCCGCGGGCTCGCTGCGCCAGCTGGATCCGGCGATTACCGCGAAGCGCCCGCTGGCCTTCTTCGCCTACGCCGTGGGCCGCGTCGAGGAGGGCGAACTGCCGGACACGCATTCCGCCACGCTGCAGAAGCTGCGCGAGTGGGGTTTCCCGGTATCGCCGGAAGTTTCGACGGCGAAGGGCTTCGAGGGCCTCATCGCGTACTTCCGCAAGATCGGCGCGAAGCGTGACAGCCTGCCGTATGACATCGATGGCGTGGTCTACAAGCTCGACGACTACGCCGGCCAGCAGGAAATGGGCTTCGTCTCGCGCGCGCCGCGCTGGGCCATCGCGCACAAATACCCCGCGCAGGAACAGACGACGACGGTGGAGGCGATCGAGATCCAGATCGGCCGCACCGGTGCCGCCACGCCCGTGGCACGGCTCACGCCCGTGCAGGTCGGCGGTGTTACCGTCACCAACGCCACGCTGCATAACGCCGACCAGGTGGCGCGTCTCGACGTGCGCGTGGGCGACACCGTGATCGTGCGTCGCGCCGGCGATGTCATCCCGGAAGTGGCCCGCGTGGTGGAAGACCAGCGCCCCGCACACACCGTGCCCTGGCAGATGCCGGCCACCTGTCCGGTGTGCAACTCGGAAATCATCCGTGAGGAAGGCGCGGCGGCGTATCGCTGCTCGGGTGGCCTGATCTGCGCCGCGCAGCGCAAGGAGGCGATCATTCATTTCGCGTCCCGCCGTGCCATGGATATCGACGGCCTGGGCGATCGTTTCGTCGACGCGCTGGTCGAGTTCGACATGGTCAAGACGCCGGCCGACCTTTACGGGCTCACCGTGGAGCGCTTCATCGACATGAAGCGCCGCGCCGACGAGCGCGACGGCAGCACGCCGGAGACGGTGAAGCAGGGCAAGGTCGCGACCAAGTGGGCGGAGAACCTCGTCGAGTCGATCGAGGCAAGCAAGAACTCGACGCTGCCGCGCTTCCTGTTCGGCCTGGGCATCATGCACATCGGCGAGAGCACGGCGAAGACGCTGGCCCTGTGGCTGGGCTCGCTGTCCTATGTACGCAGCACGCCGGCGCCGGTGCTGCGCGTCCTGCCGGATATCGGCGACGAGGTGGCCACGTCCATCGCGGCGTTCTTCGCGCAGGAAGGCAATGAGAAGGTGGTCGATGCGCTGCTGGCGGCCGGCATTACATTCGCCGACGAGGGCGCGCCGTCGCCCAAGCTTCGCGACCGCCTCGGCCTCGACGTGCTGCTGGATTCGGCCAAGATCAGCAAGCTCGGCCCGAAGAGCACGGCGCTGCTGGGCAAGCAGTACGCCTCGCTGGAAGCGCTGGTGACGGCCAGCGAGCACCAGTGGATCGTGGCGGGCGTGCCGCAGGCCGCCGCCTCCAACCTCACCGCCTACCTGGCGAATGAACGCCAGGCCGCCGAGCTCGCCCGCAGCGACTGGGCCATGCGCGCCTTGCTGGATGCCTTGCCGGCGAAGTCGGCGGCAGCGTTGCCGCTGGAAGGCCACACCTACGTCATCACCGGCACCATGGACACGCTCAAGCGCGATGACGCCACCGAGCGCCTCGAATCGCTCGGCGCCAAGGTGGCCGGTTCGGTCTCGAAGAAAACCACGGGCGTGTTCGCGGGCGAAGCGGCCGGTTCAAAGCTGGACAAGGCCAACGAGCTCGGCGTGCCGGTACACACCGAGGCCGACCTCATCGCCTTGCTCGCGCAACATGGCGTCGCGCCATGA
- the gloA2 gene encoding SMU1112c/YaeR family gloxylase I-like metalloprotein: protein MLKAIHHVAIICSDYPRSKAFYTEVLGLSVVHEVYRAARDSWKLDLEVSPGVQIELFSFPSPPPRVSRPEAQGLRHIAFAVDDIDAAVARVSSHGVACEPIRVDEYTSKRFTFFADPDDQPIELYET, encoded by the coding sequence ATGCTGAAGGCCATCCACCATGTCGCCATCATCTGCTCGGACTATCCGCGGTCGAAGGCGTTCTACACCGAGGTGCTCGGATTGAGCGTGGTCCACGAGGTGTACCGCGCGGCGCGCGATTCGTGGAAGCTGGACCTGGAAGTGTCACCCGGCGTGCAGATCGAGCTGTTTTCGTTTCCTTCGCCGCCGCCGCGCGTGTCGCGGCCGGAAGCCCAGGGCCTCCGGCATATCGCGTTCGCCGTGGACGATATCGACGCGGCCGTGGCGCGGGTGAGTTCGCACGGCGTGGCCTGCGAACCCATCCGCGTCGACGAATACACCAGCAAGCGCTTCACCTTCTTCGCCGACCCGGACGACCAGCCCATCGAGCTCTACGAAACCTGA